From a single Erpetoichthys calabaricus chromosome 1, fErpCal1.3, whole genome shotgun sequence genomic region:
- the LOC127526539 gene encoding alpha-N-acetylgalactosamine-specific lectin-like, producing the protein MKIPVTTLLLIMMAFHESSSGIPIKKRNCDEICPENFVDFLGHCYQYFGKETTWSEAEENCKHYEGHLASVPSAEVNNFIISLIKKSNGNTLAATWLGGYNTVKDGTFMWTDGSKFGFQHWNENQPDNYGGYEHCVHIIGGSKEPIY; encoded by the exons ATGAAGATTCCAGTCACCACCCTGCTGCTGATTATGATGGCCTTTCACG aATCTAGTAGTGGAATACCCATTAAGAAGCGTAATTGTGATGAAATTTGCCCAGAGAACTTTGTTGATTTTCTGGGTCATTGTTATCAATATTTCGGAAAGGAGACAACTTGGAGTGAAGCAGAG GAAAACTGCAAACACTATGAAGGCCATCTTGCCTCAGTTCCCAGTGCTGAAGTCAACAATTTTATCATTTCGCTAATTAAAAAGAGCAATGGCAACACATTAGCAGCAACATGGCTCGGAGGATATAACACAGTCAAG gaTGGTACCTTTATGTGGACAGATGGATCAAAATTTGGCTTCCAGCATTGGAATGAAAATCAACCTGACAATTATGGAGGATATGAGCACTGTGTTCACATCATTGGTGGCAGTAAGGAGCCCATCTATTAA